Below is a genomic region from Pseudobdellovibrionaceae bacterium.
TTTTTTAGGCCGCAACTTAGTGAAATAAAAACGGTTTGGAATAGAATTTGGAAAGAAAATAATTTTTAAGGATAAAGCCTTCCGTACATTCTAGGAAAGGCGATGGTTTCGCGCACATGAGGTAGCCCACAAATCCAACCAACTGTTCTTTCTAAGCCCAGCCCAAACCCAGCACTTTGAAAAGCGCCATATTTTCTTAAGTCTGTGTACCATTTTAAATGTTCGGGGTTTAAGTCATGCTCTTTAATTTTTTTCTCTAAAACTTTTAGTCTATCTTCCCTTTGTCCTCCCCCAATAATTTCGCCATAGCCTTCTGTAGCTAAAAGGTCGCAGCTTAAAGAGTAAGTAGGGTCAGACTCTTCTTCTTTCATGTAAAACGCCTTAATGGCAGTGGGATAGTGGTGTACAAAAACAGGTTTATCAAATTGAGAACTAATAATCGTTTCGTCGGGTGCGCCAAAGTCGTCGCCCTCTTTAAAGTTAGGGTTCTTTTTTAGTAAAATTTCTACAGCTTCTTTATAATGTAGTTTTGGAAAAGGGGCTTTTATTTTTTCTAAAGCAGAAGTGTCTCTTTCTAGGGTTTTTAATTCCTCTTTTTTATTTTTTAAAACCCTTTGCACAATATATTCTACAAAGTGTTCGGCTAGTTCCATATTGTCTTTTAAGTTAGCAAAAGCTACCTCGGGTTCTACCATCCAAAACTCAATTAAATGGCGACGGGTTTTTGATTTTTCTGCGCGAAAAGTGGGGCCGAAACAATAAGCTTTGCCTAAGGCGGCGGCCATGGCCTCCATATAAAGCTGCCCGCTTTGCGACAGGTAAGCTTTTTCATCAAAGTATTGTGTTTCAAATAAAGTACTAGTTCCCTCGCAAGCATTAGGGGTAAAAATAGGAGCATCAGCTAAGGTAAAGCCTCGACCATTAAAAAAATCATAAATAGCAGAGGTAACTTCTGCACGAATGCGTAAAATAGCGGTTTGTTTTTTAGACCGCACCCATAGGTGGCGGTTATTCATTAAAAAATCTACACCATGTTCTTTGGGAGAAATGGGAAAATCTTTAGTAAGGTGTAAAATTTTTAAAGTGTCTGCACCCAACTCTACGCCTCCGGGGCTGCGGGGTTCTTCGCGAACTACTCCTGTAACCTCCACTGTTGTTTCTTGAGTTAATTGAGAAAAGTCTTGTAAAGCGCTTTCTTGACACTCGCCTTTAAAGTAAATGCATTGGCATAAACCAGTACCGTCTCTTAACAGCAAAAATTTAATTTTTCCAGAAGAGCGAGAGTTATATACCCAACCCTTTAGAGTTACTTTTTTTCCTACATAATTTTTTAAATCTGAAATATAAGTATGCATATTTTTTCCGTTTTTATTTAAATGTCATTTATAAAATTTCTTTAATTAAGGGCTCTTCTTGCACTTCTGTTTTTGAAAATTGAAAAGCTTGGCGAAATTGCTCCTCAAGCTCTTTTCCTTGTTCTTCTTTATTTAAATGTAGCCGCATTAAGCTTTGCCCTTTTTTTACATATTGTCCAATATAACAATGCATTTCAAAACCAACAGCATAGTCTATCTTATCCGTAATGGCTTTTCTACCTGCACCTAAAGCGATATTTAAAAACCCAAGGGAGCGAGTATTAATACTTTCTACAAAACCCTCTTCTGTGCTAGTTATTTTGTAATGGCATTTGGCTTGAGGCAATTGGTTGGGCAAAAAGGTTTTTTTACAGCCTTGAGCAACTAAAAGGGCGTTAAATTTTTGTAAAGCCAGGCCTGATTCTAGGGCATGCTTGCATTTTTTATAGCCTTGCTCCACGGAGGTGTTAGGAAGAGTTAAAGAAAGCATATGAGCACTTAGCTGAAGACTTAATTCTTTAGTGGGTTGATAAAAATCATAATCTTTTTCTATGCAAGTTTGATTATTTAAAATATCAAAACACTCTTTTACCTCTAAAGCATTACCGCTAAACCGACCTAAGGGCTGGTTCATGTTGGTAAGCAAAGCGGTTATTTTCATTCCAAATTTTTCTCCCGCTTTTTTTAGCGCAATAGCTAACCTTTTAGAGTCTTTATAATTTTGCATAAAAGCTCCCGACCCAAATTTAACATCTAAAACTAAAGCTTTTAAATCTTCGCAAGCTTTTTTTGATAAAATGCTTGCACAAATTAAAGGGATAGAGGCCACTGTTCCTGTAACATCGCGAAGTGCGTATATTTTTTTATCCAAAGGGCAAATTTCTGGCGTTTGCCCAATAACGGCAACATTAATTTCTTTTACTTGCGAGGTCATTTCTTCTAAAGAAATTTGCGTATTAAAATGTTCAATACTATCTAGCTTATCTAGCGTTCCTCCCGTATGCCCTAAGCCACGGCCGGTGATCATGGGGACATCTAAACCACAAGCGGCAACAATGGGCGCAACAAGTAGAGAGGTTTTATCACCCACCCCACCGGTACTATGTTTGTCTACAGCAACAGAAGAATTTAATTTTAAAGTAGCGCTTGAGTCTTTGTACAAGGTTATTAATTGAGAAACCTCTTGTTCATTCATTCCTTTAAAAAAAACACTCATAAGCCATGCACTAAACTGGTAGTCTGGCATAAGCCCTTTGGCATAAGCGTTTATTAAAAAGCTTAACTCTTCATCGCTGTGGTGCTTGCCGGATTGTTTTTTTAAAATTAATTCTACAGGGTTAAACATATTTTACTTTCCTGGCATCAATGCATCTAGGTAATTAAGCCAATACTGTATTTAAAAGGTAGCTATTGAGAAATTTCTTTTATAATTTCTACCCCAGAGCTAAGCCCCAGTCGGTCCACTCCCATTTTTAAATATTCTTTTGCCTGAGTAAAGCTTTTAATGCCGCCACTGGCTTTTATGCGTAGTCGGCTTTTATCATAGGCGCGGGCAGCCTTTATGATTTTTATATCTTCTATGCAGGCCCCTCTAGTGGAAAAACCCGTGGAAGTTTTTATATAGTGAGCCTTTGTGTTTTGTATAATTTTTGTGGCTTGAGTAATTTCTTGCTCTGTTAAAAGGGCCGTTTCTATAATGACTTTAAGGACATTGTCTTTGTTGTGTTTTTCTAACACAGATAAAATATTTTTAATTTCTTCTTCTACATATTGAAATTCTTGATTTTTTAAAGCAGAAATATTAATAACCATGTCAATTTCTACAGCACCATCATTTAAGGCTTGTAGGGTTTCGGCGACTTTTATTTTTGTGGAGTTATAACCAAGGGGAAATCCAATTACGGTGCAAATTTTTGGAGGATTAACTGGGGTGGGTTTAGTGGTTTTAAAAAAAGTAACAGCGCGCTTTACAAAACAAGGAGGAATGCAGACCGAATAAAAACCGTAGTCTATGGCCTCGCGGCACAGATTTAAAATTTGTTTTTGGCTAGCCTCGGGCTTTAAAAGTGTGTGGTCTATTTTGCTAGCTATTTCTTGGGAGGAGGCTTTCTTTGCTTGTATAGTATTCATGGTGTATAGACATATAAAAAAAGAAAGGACTTGGCAAATGAATAGGTTGGTCATTAACAGAAAGGCTAGTACAGAACAGGTGGCGTTTGTACAGGGCAACACACTGAAACAGTTTTGGTTTCATTATCTTAAAGAGCCATTGTTTGTGGGCTCTATTTATAAAGGTACAGTAAACAGAGTAGTAAAAAGTATTCGCTCTGCTTTTGTAGATTTTGGCATGGATAAGCCAGGCTTTTTGTACGAAAAAGATGTGCAAGAAATTAGAGAAAATCAAGATTTAAACAACCCTCTTAATATTGAAAGCGTTCTTAGCCCAGGGGATAACTTAATGCTGCAGGTTCGCAAGGCGGCTATTGGAAATAAGGCTATGCGATTAAGCACGCACATTACTTTAGCGGGGGCGTATTTGGTATTTATTCCTAGGGCGGTAACTAAAGCCGTTAAGTTTTCGCGCAAATTTGTTAACGAAGAAAAAAAAACGCAACTTACTCAATGGTTTGAAGACTTAAACGAAGAGGCCTCTGTAATTTTTAGAACGGCTGCAGAGTTTGTTTCTTTAGAGGAGTTAGAGCGAGATTTATTGCACTTAAAAAACACATGGGAAAATTTGCAAAATAATTTCTCCTCTGTTGCAAAAGGAAGCTGTCTTGTGCAGGCGCAGCACATGGAAACCTATTTGCGAGACTTGTTAGTACACCCTATTGACGAAATTATTGTTAACAACGAAGACAGCTTTAATAGTCTTAACCAAATACTAAAAAACTCTTTTCCTTTTTTACAAAGTACTTTAAAGCTACAACTAACAGACAATTTATTTTCTAGTGTGGGAATTAGCAAATCAGTGCAGCAATTATTTAACAAAAAAGTATGGTTAAAGTCTGGGGCCTATTTAGTGATTGAAGAAACAGAGATGGGAATTAGCATTGATGTAAACACGGGCACAAATACCACTAGCAAACACAGCCCCGAAGAGTTTGTATTTCAAATTAACAAAGAAGCGGCTACAGAGGCTGTGTCACAAATTATATTGCGCGCCTGCGGCGGTCTCATTTTTATAGACTTTATTGATATGGAACAAGAGGAACATAAGTTACAATTATTAGAACACTTACAAAATGCTTTTAAAGTCGATCAGTCTTACACGCGCTGTTACCCCGTTTCGGATTTGGGAATAATAGAAATTAGTCGTAAGCGCAAGGGGCCCAGTCTTCTATCTAGAGCCAGTGAAAAATGCACTAGCTGTAGCGGAAAGGGATTTATGCTAAAAGAGGATTTTTTGTACTAAGCTCACAACGGTGTCTTGGTTGCACTAAGTACTCAAAACCTTGTAACTTCAAAATAAAAACGCAGCTACAGTTTTTAATAAGACAGGACATTGACAAAGCAGAGTTTTTTGGGAATTCTCTTTTTAATTATGAAAAAATAAACACAGGTGACTGTGTTTAAAAACGCCTTTTAAAGGAGTAAAAAATGGGTTTTTCTAAACAAGATAGCGATGTTAAAGTA
It encodes:
- the asnS gene encoding asparagine--tRNA ligase, with the translated sequence MHTYISDLKNYVGKKVTLKGWVYNSRSSGKIKFLLLRDGTGLCQCIYFKGECQESALQDFSQLTQETTVEVTGVVREEPRSPGGVELGADTLKILHLTKDFPISPKEHGVDFLMNNRHLWVRSKKQTAILRIRAEVTSAIYDFFNGRGFTLADAPIFTPNACEGTSTLFETQYFDEKAYLSQSGQLYMEAMAAALGKAYCFGPTFRAEKSKTRRHLIEFWMVEPEVAFANLKDNMELAEHFVEYIVQRVLKNKKEELKTLERDTSALEKIKAPFPKLHYKEAVEILLKKNPNFKEGDDFGAPDETIISSQFDKPVFVHHYPTAIKAFYMKEEESDPTYSLSCDLLATEGYGEIIGGGQREDRLKVLEKKIKEHDLNPEHLKWYTDLRKYGAFQSAGFGLGLERTVGWICGLPHVRETIAFPRMYGRLYP
- a CDS encoding thymidine phosphorylase, with translation MFNPVELILKKQSGKHHSDEELSFLINAYAKGLMPDYQFSAWLMSVFFKGMNEQEVSQLITLYKDSSATLKLNSSVAVDKHSTGGVGDKTSLLVAPIVAACGLDVPMITGRGLGHTGGTLDKLDSIEHFNTQISLEEMTSQVKEINVAVIGQTPEICPLDKKIYALRDVTGTVASIPLICASILSKKACEDLKALVLDVKFGSGAFMQNYKDSKRLAIALKKAGEKFGMKITALLTNMNQPLGRFSGNALEVKECFDILNNQTCIEKDYDFYQPTKELSLQLSAHMLSLTLPNTSVEQGYKKCKHALESGLALQKFNALLVAQGCKKTFLPNQLPQAKCHYKITSTEEGFVESINTRSLGFLNIALGAGRKAITDKIDYAVGFEMHCYIGQYVKKGQSLMRLHLNKEEQGKELEEQFRQAFQFSKTEVQEEPLIKEIL
- the deoC gene encoding deoxyribose-phosphate aldolase, translated to MNTIQAKKASSQEIASKIDHTLLKPEASQKQILNLCREAIDYGFYSVCIPPCFVKRAVTFFKTTKPTPVNPPKICTVIGFPLGYNSTKIKVAETLQALNDGAVEIDMVINISALKNQEFQYVEEEIKNILSVLEKHNKDNVLKVIIETALLTEQEITQATKIIQNTKAHYIKTSTGFSTRGACIEDIKIIKAARAYDKSRLRIKASGGIKSFTQAKEYLKMGVDRLGLSSGVEIIKEISQ
- a CDS encoding Rne/Rng family ribonuclease, with the protein product MNRLVINRKASTEQVAFVQGNTLKQFWFHYLKEPLFVGSIYKGTVNRVVKSIRSAFVDFGMDKPGFLYEKDVQEIRENQDLNNPLNIESVLSPGDNLMLQVRKAAIGNKAMRLSTHITLAGAYLVFIPRAVTKAVKFSRKFVNEEKKTQLTQWFEDLNEEASVIFRTAAEFVSLEELERDLLHLKNTWENLQNNFSSVAKGSCLVQAQHMETYLRDLLVHPIDEIIVNNEDSFNSLNQILKNSFPFLQSTLKLQLTDNLFSSVGISKSVQQLFNKKVWLKSGAYLVIEETEMGISIDVNTGTNTTSKHSPEEFVFQINKEAATEAVSQIILRACGGLIFIDFIDMEQEEHKLQLLEHLQNAFKVDQSYTRCYPVSDLGIIEISRKRKGPSLLSRASEKCTSCSGKGFMLKEDFLY